A single Orcinus orca chromosome 2, mOrcOrc1.1, whole genome shotgun sequence DNA region contains:
- the EID1 gene encoding EP300-interacting inhibitor of differentiation 1 — translation MSEMNELSELYEESNDLQMDVMPGESDLPQMEVGGGSREPSLNPSRAGAQPQLEEEGPMEEEAAQPMAEPLGQRGLASRPGPGEQPGQIAGPDFESEDEGEEFDDWEDDYDYPEEEQLSGAGYRVSAALEEANKMFLRTSRAREAALDGGFQMHYEKTPFDQLAFIEELFSLMVVNRLTEELGCDEIIDRE, via the coding sequence ATGTCTGAAATGAACGAGCTGTCCGAGCTCTATGAGGAAAGCAATGACCTGCAGATGGATGTGATGCCTGGCGAGAGTGACCTTCCGCAGATGGAGGTAGGCGGCGGGAGCCGGGAGCCATCCCTGAACCCCTCCCGCGCCGGGGCCCAGCCACAGCTGGAGGAGGAAGGCCCGATGGAGGAGGAGGCCGCCCAGCCAATGGCGGAGCCGCTGGGGCAGCGAGGCCTCGCTAGCCGGCCCGGCCCTGGGGAGCAGCCAGGCCAGATCGCGGGCCCTGATTTCGAGAGCGAGGACGAGGGCGAGGAATTCGATGACTGGGAGGACGACTACGACTATCCGGAAGAGGAGCAGCTGAGTGGTGCAGGCTACAGAGTATCAGCGGCCCTTGAAGAAGCCAACAAGATGTTTTTGAGAACCTCCAGAGCAAGAGAAGCAGCTCTGGATGGCGGGTTTCAGATGCATTATGAGAAGACCCCGTTTGATCAGTTGGCTTTTATCGAAGAGCTTTTTTCACTCATGGTTGTCAATCGTCTGACCGAAGAGCTCGGCTGTGATGAGATTATTGATAGAGAGTAG